One window of Ziziphus jujuba cultivar Dongzao chromosome 5, ASM3175591v1 genomic DNA carries:
- the LOC107420840 gene encoding uncharacterized protein LOC107420840 isoform X1 yields the protein MTKCFSFTESKNWCHRSAFSKSGLRSTITDLKDGTIVHCWVPKTRKDSKPNLLLIHGLGANAMWQWGDFIRQLAPYFNLYVPDLVFFGDSYTTRPERTESFQAECLMRVMEANSVRRLSLVGLSYGGFVGYTMAANYADVVEKVVICASGVCMEEKDLKEGVFKVSDLEEAASILVPQTPEKLRELVGYTFFKPPPVGLLPSCFLNDFIDAMCTECVEEKRDLVRSIPKNRKLSDLPKIHQQPTLILWGECDQVFPLELAHRLKMHLGENAVLVVIKNAGHALNVEKPKEFYKHLKCFLLDSHQVSPNSQSPSHQNHK from the exons ATGACCAAGTGTTTCAGCTTCACCGAGTCAAAGAATTGGTGTCACCGATCCGCTTTCTCCAAATCGGGGCTCCGATCCACCATAACTGACCTCAAAGACGGAACCATCGTTCACTGTTGGGTTCCCAAAACCAGGAAAGActccaaacccaatctcctactcATCCATGGATTGGGAGCCAACGCAATGTGGCAATGGGGTGATTTCATCCGCCAACTAGCTCCCTACTTCAACTTGTATGTACCGGACCTGGTTTTCTTCGGCGACTCGTACACGACTCGGCCGGAACGGACCGAGTCGTTCCAGGCCGAGTGCTTGATGCGAGTCATGGAAGCCAACTCGGTGAGAAGGCTGAGTCTTGTGGGGCTGAGTTATGGTGGGTTTGTGGGGTACACCATGGCGGCTAACTATGCTGATGTGGTGGAGAAGGTGGTGATATGCGCCTCTGGGGTGTGTATGGAAGAGAAGGACTTGAAAGAGGGTGTGTTTAAGGTCTCGGATTTGGAAGAGGCAGCGAGTATTTTGGTGCCCCAAACGCCTGAAAAGCTGAGGGAATTGGTGGGCTACACTTTCTTCAAACCCCCACCTGTTGGTTTGTTGCCCTCTTGCTTTCTCAATGATTTCATTGAT GCAATGTGCACAGAATGCGTTGAAGAGAAAAGAGATTTGGTTAGGTCTATTCCCAAAAACAGGAAGCTTTCAGATCTTCCCAAGATTCATCAG CAGCCTACTTTGATACTCTGGGGAGAATGTGATCAGGTGTTCCCATTGGAGTTGGCTCACAGGTTAAAAAT GCATTTGGGTGAGAACGCTGTGCTAGTGGTAATCAAGAATGCAGGGCATGCCCTCAATGTAGAGAAGCCTAAGGAGTTCTACAAGCACTTGAAATGTTTCCTTCTTGATTCTCATCAAGTGTCCCCAAATAGCCAATCTCCCAGCCATCAAAACCACAAATGA
- the LOC107420840 gene encoding uncharacterized protein LOC107420840 isoform X2, whose amino-acid sequence MTKCFSFTESKNWCHRSAFSKSGLRSTITDLKDGTIVHCWVPKTRKDSKPNLLLIHGLGANAMWQWGDFIRQLAPYFNLYVPDLVFFGDSYTTRPERTESFQAECLMRVMEANSVRRLSLVGLSYGGFVGYTMAANYADVVEKVVICASGVCMEEKDLKEGVFKVSDLEEAASILVPQTPEKLRELVGYTFFKPPPVGLLPSCFLNDFIDAMCTECVEEKRDLVRSIPKNRKLSDLPKIHQPTLILWGECDQVFPLELAHRLKMHLGENAVLVVIKNAGHALNVEKPKEFYKHLKCFLLDSHQVSPNSQSPSHQNHK is encoded by the exons ATGACCAAGTGTTTCAGCTTCACCGAGTCAAAGAATTGGTGTCACCGATCCGCTTTCTCCAAATCGGGGCTCCGATCCACCATAACTGACCTCAAAGACGGAACCATCGTTCACTGTTGGGTTCCCAAAACCAGGAAAGActccaaacccaatctcctactcATCCATGGATTGGGAGCCAACGCAATGTGGCAATGGGGTGATTTCATCCGCCAACTAGCTCCCTACTTCAACTTGTATGTACCGGACCTGGTTTTCTTCGGCGACTCGTACACGACTCGGCCGGAACGGACCGAGTCGTTCCAGGCCGAGTGCTTGATGCGAGTCATGGAAGCCAACTCGGTGAGAAGGCTGAGTCTTGTGGGGCTGAGTTATGGTGGGTTTGTGGGGTACACCATGGCGGCTAACTATGCTGATGTGGTGGAGAAGGTGGTGATATGCGCCTCTGGGGTGTGTATGGAAGAGAAGGACTTGAAAGAGGGTGTGTTTAAGGTCTCGGATTTGGAAGAGGCAGCGAGTATTTTGGTGCCCCAAACGCCTGAAAAGCTGAGGGAATTGGTGGGCTACACTTTCTTCAAACCCCCACCTGTTGGTTTGTTGCCCTCTTGCTTTCTCAATGATTTCATTGAT GCAATGTGCACAGAATGCGTTGAAGAGAAAAGAGATTTGGTTAGGTCTATTCCCAAAAACAGGAAGCTTTCAGATCTTCCCAAGATTCATCAG CCTACTTTGATACTCTGGGGAGAATGTGATCAGGTGTTCCCATTGGAGTTGGCTCACAGGTTAAAAAT GCATTTGGGTGAGAACGCTGTGCTAGTGGTAATCAAGAATGCAGGGCATGCCCTCAATGTAGAGAAGCCTAAGGAGTTCTACAAGCACTTGAAATGTTTCCTTCTTGATTCTCATCAAGTGTCCCCAAATAGCCAATCTCCCAGCCATCAAAACCACAAATGA